The following coding sequences are from one Methanomicrobiales archaeon HGW-Methanomicrobiales-1 window:
- a CDS encoding D-tyrosyl-tRNA(Tyr) deacylase: MKVALVNSRQDKAGVNIRHHIEQLLAADPDGRWQERGRTYEFFETEDRLIHTEDVDERINADLVIFLSRHSSVNPVPVLTVHVTGNYGAAELGGSARTLAPAAPAMMQATLRALAKHCPEGYRVSYEVTHHGPTALHHPSFFVEIGSTEKEWTDPVAGRAVAEAVLDAVPINAVPLIGFGGTHYAVRQTEIALTSRGAFGHIAHTREIAGLDADMIRSMQAQSGAVAAYIDRKALDRTVFESLSGLLDQLAIPRLSESEISAIGPLSWNTYQAVRAMAEAVSPGARCYIHALRGEGELSLIRANPVLLAETAKSDEPGLIKDLDNLPVVHLSTRDNRLLPEFITYNEHLPEIINDLNTLCVKIIRNKEITVTESDHLIITKVRFDPEKARNLGVPPGPAYKKLAAGQSIEINGQEITPAMVSLRSETDIHIPGLEKFS; encoded by the coding sequence ATGAAAGTCGCGCTCGTCAACTCCCGGCAGGACAAGGCGGGAGTGAATATCCGGCACCATATCGAGCAGCTGCTGGCCGCCGATCCTGACGGACGATGGCAGGAACGGGGGCGGACGTACGAATTTTTTGAGACAGAAGATCGGTTGATCCATACCGAAGATGTGGATGAACGGATTAACGCCGACCTTGTGATATTTTTGTCACGGCATTCGAGTGTCAACCCGGTCCCGGTCCTCACCGTTCATGTCACCGGAAATTACGGTGCAGCCGAGCTCGGGGGGTCCGCCCGGACACTCGCTCCTGCCGCACCGGCAATGATGCAGGCAACCCTGCGGGCGCTCGCAAAACATTGTCCGGAAGGCTACCGGGTATCTTATGAAGTAACGCATCATGGTCCCACGGCCCTGCACCACCCCTCGTTCTTTGTCGAGATCGGGAGCACCGAGAAGGAATGGACCGATCCTGTCGCCGGCAGGGCAGTGGCCGAAGCCGTGCTGGACGCAGTCCCGATCAATGCAGTCCCGCTTATCGGGTTCGGAGGAACGCATTATGCAGTCCGCCAGACCGAGATTGCTCTCACCTCCCGCGGGGCATTCGGGCATATCGCCCATACCCGGGAGATCGCCGGGCTCGATGCTGACATGATCCGCAGTATGCAGGCACAGAGCGGGGCTGTTGCTGCCTATATCGACCGCAAAGCGCTTGACCGTACTGTTTTTGAGAGTCTTTCAGGATTGCTGGACCAGCTGGCCATCCCCCGGCTCTCGGAAAGCGAGATCTCAGCGATAGGCCCTCTCTCGTGGAATACCTACCAGGCAGTGCGGGCAATGGCAGAGGCGGTATCCCCGGGTGCCCGGTGCTATATCCATGCACTGCGGGGGGAGGGAGAACTCAGCCTGATCCGGGCAAATCCCGTTTTACTGGCTGAAACAGCCAAATCGGACGAGCCGGGGCTGATAAAAGATCTCGATAATCTGCCGGTCGTTCACTTATCCACGCGTGATAATCGCCTGCTTCCTGAATTTATCACGTATAATGAACATTTGCCTGAAATAATAAATGATTTAAATACCTTGTGCGTAAAAATCATACGTAATAAAGAGATCACTGTAACAGAGAGCGATCACCTGATCATAACTAAGGTACGGTTCGACCCTGAAAAAGCGCGTAACCTCGGGGTACCGCCCGGACCTGCCTACAAAAAACTGGCTGCAGGCCAGTCCATAGAGATCAATGGTCAGGAAATCACACCAGCCATGGTGTCTCTGCGCAGTGAGACCGACATCCACATCCCGGGGTTGGAGAAGTTTTCATGA